DNA sequence from the Salvelinus alpinus chromosome 7, SLU_Salpinus.1, whole genome shotgun sequence genome:
ttccataagtgttatttcatagttttgatatcttcactattattctacaatgtaaaaaatagtacaaataaagaaaaacccttgaatgagtaggtgttctaaaacgtttgaccggtagtgtacattatCAACCATTTAACAAGTTATCCAGAAActtactgttagcacttggtggtctatagcggCTTCCCACCACAATGGgatttaggtgaggcagatgaacctgtagccataatacttcaacagtatttaacatgagatcctctctaagctttacaggaatgtggttctgaatagtGTCTAAACGGCAACACTCATCttttggcatttctgtattttctgtagatgttataaccatgtattgctttcattgtatcatcaaaggtaatatCTAAGTGAATTTCAGAGGTTGAGGTCAATTGCCTCTTTTTCACTTATTTTTTTCCATGTCTGTGTCTTTCAGGAAGATGAGTGGTTTCGCCATGCAGCCCTGAGGGTCATCTCCATCGTTGGctactctctgtccctctcctccctctctctggccaCTCTGCTCATGGGCATTCTCAGGTTAGTGTCAAGGGGCCAGAGTGCAGGGGTCAGGGGGTTAGGCACATGTtaatgatgattatgatgaatTCTACTATCGTAGGGCGATGACACAACTGCAAAGCAATGACATACTCCTTAGTCATGTAATTGATTCAAAACCCCTGGTCAGTGTTCAATGTCATTAATTGATAATAAAATATAAATGGATACCAGGGGAAGCAGAATAACAAGATTACAGATTATGTTATTGATCACTATAAACCACAATGGATTGTCTATGTACTGAGCATTCATCTTAGTCGCATAATCACAAAATCAATTTCCACACTAAATAGTCAGTGGTGGGTTTGAGTCAATGCTAACATCTGTCTCTTCCAGGAAGCTCCACTGTACGAGGAACTACATCCACATGAATCTGTTTGTGTCCTTCATGTTGAGAGCCATAGCCGTCTTCATAAAGGAGATCGTGTTACATGTCATGTACACCAAGCTACCCAGTGACGACCAAGGGTGGAACTCATACTCCAACTCAGTGGTACTCATGTCCTGTAGAGTTTgttaaaaaaatctataaaaacattacattttcAACCATGCTGGCCTTCAGAATACTTATTTCTTATGATAGAAGAAATCTCGggcacccagaaccaaatctcaGGTGTGCTCTTACGTTAACGTCTGTCACAAGAGACTATgatgtaaaataaatgtattcaACAAGGATAAGGCACTGTAATATATCATCTAATATCTCCTCTTCCTGTAGATAACGGTGGTATGTAAGGCCTCCCGGGTGTCCATGGAGTATTTTGTAGCCTGTAACTACTTCTGGCTCCTGGTAGAAGCAATCTTCCTCCAGACCCTCCTCTTCACCGACGTCCTCACCAAGAGACGGCTGCTCAAGAGATACATGTTCATTGGCTGGGGTATGGTTCTAAATGTTTATAAGATACATGTTAATTGGCTGAGGTAAGGCGCTAATGTTTAAAAGACACATTCTGATTGGTTGGGGTAAGGCTCTAATGTTTGAAAGGCACATGTTCATTGGATAGGGTAAGGCTCTAATGAAGATAGAGCTCATGGCAACAAAATACTTTTGCTCTCGCTAAAGGTACTCCATTCGTGTTTGTGGTGCCATGGGCAGTGAGCAAAGTTTTATATGAAAATAAAGGGTAAGTATTTGGGGAGAATTTCCACCACTCATTTCAAGACTTCTGATCATATTTCTGTCTGTTCGCATAAAGTAATCAATCAGTACTGATCTGTGTAAATACCCAATAGTCGATGATACAAGCTGATGCTGTAGGCCCAAATCTCGCTTGAATCTCTCCTGTCCTAAGGTGCTGGAACAATGAGAATAGATGGATCTGGTGGATAATAAGGGGACCCATCACTTTATCTGTGTTGGTGAGTAGCAACCTACAATATATAATCTATAGCAACCTCCTGTATCACCACTCAAATAATGCTCCACTGATATCTAAGAACGTGACACAACGATAAATCGTCTATCAAACCATATGACTCTACAGTGTACGCCAAAAGTGCACAAGACTGACACACTGGGGGCATCAGCTCTTGTGAGATTTCCTGTGATTTTTCACTGATTTCACACCGATTTTGGGATGTTTAAGATCAATAGTTCACAGACCATGTGACATAGACGTCAGCCAGAGCAGCGGGTGTCAGAAGCAGTCACAAGCATGTCATATAGGGCAGAATGGTTAGGGTGCACTGATCCCAATAAGATAGTGTTTCTCCTCTTAAAGACACAGTTTACTTTTTACACACCAGCCTAAAAACATAAGCATCTCCTACTGTTTTACAGAAAAAATATAAATTTGATTTGTGTTGCAGGTCATTTTCTACATATTCATCAAAATACTAATGTTGCTGCTCTCAAAGTTAAAGGCAGACCAAGTGAAATTCACAGACTACCGATACAGGTAGGCTACGGTCACTCTAAAGGTTTACTCTGATCTGTGACAGTAGTAGCCAGCACCCTCAAGCAACTATTTTATTTGAACCCCAATACAGTCTGAATGCCAAAACTCCTTTCCTTTTCTCTGTTAGCTTGGCCAGGGCTACGATAGTCCTGATCCCTCTACTGGGGATCCACGAGGTAGTTTTCACAATACTGATAGACGAGAGTGTGGAGGGAAGCAGCCGCTATGCCAGGAACTTCATTAACCTCACCCTCAGCTCCTTCCAGGTAAGAACTGATAACAAAATGGCCACCTTCCAAAAGACCATAACAAATGTTTAATTGTTCCTGTTGAGTAAAGATAGGAAAACATCCTGATCCCATTAAGAACTGCATTTAGAGGGAAAGAATGTGTCTTGATAATACATGCAAATGGTCCGGTAGAGTTTGTTACCTTGAATACAATCATTATGAGTAATACCTCTCTCTCAGGGATTCTTGGTTTCTGTGCTGTACTGCTTCGCCAACGTAGAGGTAACTATCCACAAACTAGCAGTTCAATTTACTGTAGCCTAAGTGTTAGCGTAACAAATCGTTCTAATCGTAAtagaattttaaaaaaaataaaaaaaataactcaAATAAAAATCTGTTATCTCCAGGTCCAGACGGAGCTGAAAAAGCGATGGCAGCTCTTCCTGTTCACAAACCACTTCCAGGTCATGCCCTGCATCGACTTCCGGGGCGAACCCCTCAAACATCTGTGGAAGTGCTCTAGAGGCCGACGCCCCCATGGCTCCCAGCAGAGCGAATCATACGAGGAGGGGGGTGGGCCTGCCACACACTCCCACTTGCTGCAGGTGGCCTTGCAGGGGCAAGGAGGGCGACGAGAGGTGGAAGGAGGGGAGGTGGCAGGGTGgcgagatagggagagagacacGGGAGGATTGGAGTTCCACACCAGGAAGAGCCTGTCAAGTAGCGATGGAGAGATGACGCTGGGAGAGACCATGGAGGAGATACTGGAGGAGAGCGAGTTCTGACCTCCTCCATCTTGTGGACACTCCTTGTCAGGATTGGTTaggttacctgtccaaaattgtaatcagtaatgtaacttttggattacccaaactcagtaacataatctgattactttcagttacttttgaaTTACTTTCCCCagaagaggcattagaagaagacaaaaagcatccatcaaacacatttggtgtgtcatcatagtggtctctgatttgtgGGCAGCCACACTCAGGTGGAACGAAcataaacttgcgccttttttcaatgctgaattgattgtcattgagaaaaccaaaacaaacatcgtttctgaatttaaaagtaattctAGAAGTAGTCATCTAGTTtctcaaaagtatctgtaatctgattacaatattttagctgtttttttgtaatcagttactcccaaACCCTGCCACCTCCCTTTCTGGACTGTTATGAACTGTTAAGGTGCCTTGTCTCCTGACAGATGggaagaatctcaattgcatacacCTTGCGtcttctctcctcgcctccttctcaaaacccatttgAGGAGAAGGTCAAAGGGGAGAACCCTCACTTTCTCGTCCAATGgggtttgagaaggaggcgaggagcgAGAACGCGATACAAGTCCTTGCTTGGATAGACAATGAGATTGGTGTTGTTGTATCTTTGTACAGATTATTTGTATGGTACCTTTGTGTATCGTTTTGTTTACGTGTATGTGAGTAATGTTCCACTATAAAAAATATGAGTTTTATGAAAAATCAtaatacatacactgagtgtacaaaacatgctctttccatgacagactgaccaggtgaatccagatgaaagctatgatcccttattgatgtcacttgttaaatccacttccatcagcatagatgaaggggatgagacaggttaaagaaggatttttaagccttgagacatgggttgtgtatgtgtgccattcagagggtgaatgggcaagacaagagatttaagtgccttagaacggggtatggtagtcggtaccaggtgcaccggtttgagtcaagaactgcaccgctgctgggtttttcactctcaacagtgtgtaccaagaatggtccactacccaaagaacatccagccaacttgacacaactgtgggaagcattggagtcaacatgggccagcatccctgtggaccgctttcgacaccttgtagaatcccaGACAaatggaggctgttctgagggcaaagggggtgcagctcaatattaggaaggtgttcctaatgtattgtacactcagtgtatatttatgTACATACTTTTTATCAGAAAAACAATCAAATTACTCAAATAAACTTTATCACATAAAGGTACTTACTGCAGGTATATAAACACAATAGAGCATTAACAGGTAAGTGTACATTTTTTGTTGTCAGAAAATGTTGACATTGAAAAGGACAGTCTGAAGGATACAGTCTGAAGGATACGTGTTACAGTTCATGTGCATGATGTGGGTATTATGTATTTGTCATATCTAAAAACGTATAGTGATACATTAAAGAAATCTTGTATTACCGTTTGTGTTTGAAACAAATCTCTGATACTGATTACTAAATAATAAAAAGGTATACGGTAACGACACACAACAGATACAGCATGGGGggagggcaggtagcctagtggttggagcgttgagccagtaaccgaaaggttgctggattgaatccccaggctgacaaggtacaaatccgttgttctgcccctgaacaaggcaattaacccactgtttcccagtagtctgtcattgtaaataagaatttgttcttaactgacttgtctagttaaataaaacatttaaaaaataccaCATGGACAAGGTTTTCAGATGCCACACAAGTGCAAGTAATATAGTCAGTGCTCAAATTGAGGGGGTATGCGGGGGCACCCAGCACCACTTGTTCAAAAAAAGGGCAAAAAGTGTTAGCTTAAAAAtgtgaaggcaaaaaaaatggATCCCGATAATATTAAGCAATCTATACCAATGCCTTTTGCCCTTTTTTTGAACAAGTGGTACTGCGTGCCCCCGCAAGGCTAGAAACAAGCTGTGAATTCCACGAGAAAGACGCGACTCCAATGCACTTATCCCCGGATGTCTTTGGTTCGTCTAAGAAATTCAGAAGCTGAGTTACGACCTTCTAAAGTTgaggaataaaataaatatttggaAGTGTAACACGCTGTTTGGAGGGTTCAGGGAGTGTAACGTCAGCTATAAGACAAGACATGGACATGAGACAGCATAAGGAGCTCAACAGGAAGTGACTTTATTCTGGGTCAGGCAACCACCATCCCAATTAGTTCACGTGATAGACAGGAATTTATACACACGTGAGGCCTTTCTAATCAATCATGAATATCCAATTCTCATCCTTACAGAAGTAATAATAATATTTGCAGAGCACTTTTCTTTTACAGATGTAAATCACAAAGCTATTCACGTTGAGAGCAACCATTTAAATTAAAAAGCTTTAATAAGAGGGCTAAAGATAGCTAGCGGTCAGTACTGTACAAGATAGACAAAATAATAAGAGAGGCGACAAGGACAAAACAATAGAACTTGAAACTAATGCACAAGACCAACAACAGACACCACAACATAGATCAGATTAAGTTAAAGACAGTTTGAAGAAGTGATTCTTGAGCTCAGGCTTAATGACAGTGGTGGTCTGAACAtgcagagatgggggggggggggggggggggctcgttCCAGAGCCAGGGGCCGAGGCAGCAGAATGCTCGGTCACCCATTGTTTTTAAGCATGTCTTTGGGACTTGATCATTTGACAGGAGTGACCGTGAAGACTGTTTGGGGCTGAGGAGTTCACTGAGGTATTGGAGACCAAAGGCTAGGGTTTTGAAGACTAACAGGATGATTTTGAAGTTGATTCTGAATTGGTTGGGCAGCCAGTGGAGAGAGGCTAGATCACCGGGTTCCTTTGAGGACCCTGGCAGTTCTGCACAAGCTGCAGCCTGTGGAAGCTTTTTGAGGGGAGACCACCAAGGAGGGCATTGCAGTAATCGAGTCGTGAGGTGACGAGGGAGTTTAACAGCTTTTCCAGAGCAGGTTTGGAGAGAGTAGGAAGAAGCCGGGTGATGTTATTCAGGTGAAATAATAATTTTTCACAGACAGATTTTAGGTGATCGAAGAAAGTGAGGGAGGGGTCTAGCAACACTCCAAGGTCGGAGACGGAGGAGGACAGTGGGATGGAGTGGCTGCCCAGGGTAAGGGTGGCGATGGGACTGGTTTGGTGTCATGGGGAGTGCCTAATGTGTTAGTATGTTGCTATCAATTGAGCTAATCACTTTCTGAAAAATATGTCTATCTAAACTGATACTTGACTCATGACACATAAGATGTCATGAGTCATGTTACAcgatgtagaattgcaggaaattagcttcaaaacaacaacaattccCTAGGGCCCTGaataaatttttattttatttttgtggtATATTTAATGTATCTCATTGAACAATAATTTAAACAGGCCCAAATGCAGGCTCCGGTCAGCATTTTTGCCTCCAGCCTTGACCAACTCATATTTCCGACACATCTGTTTAGTCTTTCACAATAGCTAACGTAAATCAGTGGAAAAATACTCTTTCCTTACAATGGGCAAAAATATAAGGTAATTAGTGTGCTTATGTAAGCAAGAACACTACTGTTATTCTCCATACATCTATTATTCCACTTCTTCAGTTTTGCCAGTGCAACTACTTGTTTTAAGCTATGTCCTAGACAGTGTTGTAAGTCATAAAAATGATAAAAGGCTATATGGAAATGCccacacatacagagatcatccattcacctactctgcgtctcacaaagacatggcggttggaaccaaaattctcaaatttggactcatcagaccaaaggacatatttccacaggtctaatgtccattgctagtgtttcttggcccaagcaagtctcttcttattattggtgtcctttagtagtggtttcttttcagcaattcaaccatgaaggcctgattcatgcagaaatgttcaaagttcttaacattttccagattgactgaccttcatgtcttaaagtaatgatggactgtcgtttctctttgcttatttgagctgttcttgtcataatatggacttggtcagtaacccaaaaaatgttaaacaaatcaaaatatattttagatttttcaaagtatccaccctttgccttgatgatagcttcaaaccaaatcaaattgtattggtcacatacacatggttcgcAGATGATATTGCGAGTGTtagcgaaattcttgtgcttctagtcccgacagtgcagcaatatctaacatgtaatctaacaattccacaacaactatctaatacaaacaaatctaagtaaaggaataagaatatatacatataaatatatggatgagcaatgacagagcagcataggcaagatgcaatagatggtataaaatacagtatatacatacgtatgagatgagtaatgcaagatatgtaaacattattcaagtggcattattaaatttactagtgatccatttattaaagtagccaatgatttcaagtctgtatgtaggcagcagcctctctgtgttagtgatggtttaacagtctgatggccttgatagaagctatttttcagtctctcggtcccagctttgatgcacctgtactgacctcgccttctggatgggcagtggctcgagtggttgttgtccttgatgatcttttttggccttcctgtgacattgggtgctgtaggtgtcctggaggggacaacccctggtgatgtgttgtgcagaccgcaccaccctctggagagccttgcgtttgtgggcggtgcagtttccgtaccaggcggggatacagcccaacaagatgctctcaattgtgcaatttcagtttgtccgtgatgtgtacgccgaggaacttaaaactttccaccttctccgctgctgtcccgtcaatgtggataggggggtgctgcctctgctgtttcctgaagtccacggtcatctcctttgttttgttgaagttGAGAGGTtgatttcctgacaccacactctgagtgcgctcacctcctccctgtatgcggtctcatcgttgttggtaatcaagcccactactgttgtgtcgtctgcaaacttgatgattgagttggaggcgtgcatggccacgcagtcatgggtgaacagggagtacaggagggggctgagcacgcacccttgaggccccagtgttgaggatcagcaaagtggagatgttgtttcctaccttcaccaccagggggcggcccgtcaggaagtccacattcttggcattctctcaaccagcttcacctggaatgctttttcaacagtcttggaTTTCCCaattatgctgagcactttttggctgcttttctttcactctgcggtctaattcatcctaaaccatctcaattgggttgaggtcgggtgattgcaggggccaagtcatctgatgcagcactccatcactctccttcttggtaaaatagcccttaaaccacgtgttgggtcattgtcctgttgaaaacaaatgatagtcccactaagccaaaaccagatgggatgacgtatcgctgcagaatgctgtgatagccatgctggttaagcgtgccttgaattctaaataaatcatagtgtcaccagcaaagccatgctttacggtgggaaccacacgtgcagagatcatccgttcacctactctgcctctcacacagacacagagattgGAActaaacaagtctcttcttattattggtgccctttagtagtggtttctttgcagaaatttgaccataaaggcctgattcatgtagtcttctctgaacagttgatgttgcgatgtatctgttacttgaactctgtgaagcatttatttgggctgcaatttctgaggctggtaactctaatgaacgtatcctctgcagcagaggtaactctgggtcttccattcatgtggcggtcctcatgagagccattcATTGTAACgcatgatggtttttgcaactgcaattgaagaaactttcaaagttcttcatgCCTTAAAataatgatagactgtcgtttctctttgtttatttgagttgttattgccataatatggacttggtcttttaccaaatagcgctatcttctgcatacccccccaccacaacacaactgattggctcaaacgctttaagaaggaatgaaataccacaaattaacttttaagaaggcgcacctgttaattgaaaagcattccaggtgactacatcatgaagctggttgacagaatgctaAGAGTTtgcacagctgtcatcaaggcaaaaagtggctatttgaagaatctaatcTAAGAATctaaatttaaaatatattgtttaacacttttctggttactacataattccatatgtgatatttcatagttttgatgtcttcactattattctacaatgtagaaaatagtacaaataaagaaaaccccttgaataagtaggtgttctaaaacgtttgactggtactgtatattttaagCAAGTTAGGCGATCAAACATGACATTTTAACCTGTCTAGCTTGAATAGGTAGGTCTTTAGTTGTGTTTTAAATTATGAAATTGAAGCAGCCTCTGTGACATGTAGAGTGTTCCAGAGCTGAAGTGTCACATGTTAGAAGGCCCTGTCACACCTGCGCAGGGTTGTGGTAGGTGTGACCAGGATATTTAGTCTGATAATTGAAGGGTGTGTGCTGGGGAATAGTTCTCTAGAGGTTGgcatatgtacagtgccttcagaaagaattcatgcccattgacttattccacattttgttgtcatttacataagtattcacacccctgagtcaaagctttgtagaagcacatttggcagcgataacagctATGAGTCTTTTTTGGACTCTAAgacctttccacacctggattgtgcaacatttgctgaTTATTatttttctaaattcttcaagttGGTTGATCATtggtagacaaccattttcaggtcttgccattgattttcaagtagatttaagtcagaactgtaactagcccactcaggaacattcactgtcttcatgGTAAGCAACCAGTGTAGATTTGCCCTTAGGTAATTGTTCCTCTGAAAGTTTAATtaatgtctggtggaaagcagactgaacatatatatatatatttttttttacattttagtcatttagcagtcatttagcagacactcttatccagattgattgacaggagcaattaggtttaagtaccttgctcaagggcatgtcAGATTTTTTCAGCTTGTCAACTCGAGGatttcaaaccagcgacctttcggttactggcccgacaCTTTTAactgccaggctacctgccaccaggttttcctctaggattttgccagtgcttagctccattccgtttcttttttatcctgaaaaactccctagtccttaacaattacaagcattcccataacatgatgcagccaccactatgcttgaaaatatggacagtgctactcagtaatgtgttttcctcaaacataacattttgtatgGGATGGAAAATACTCAGGAGGGTTTCTACTAACCAAATATTGTATTTTGTTAGGGGGACCGTGTCGCACGGCCTGCTGTCGCCCATATAGCTCTCAATGCAATACACTGTAAAAGACTGTACATGGGATATACGTTATTTTGGCTTGTAGAGAGAAAACTTTTCTGCCTCTCTCAGCTAAAGTGGGGAGGAATATACTCAGTAGGGTCTATACTAACCAAATATGCGTAGTTTATTGTTACAACTTTTCAacccttaggtcttcatcaggcatccatatcccaggtGGTGGTGGAAGGTACTATATATGTAGGGGCAGTGCTCTGTGACATCACCTGAAACAGGaagtaaaaatatataatatcggttcacaatatcaacattcaatatgtaaaaatactgtatataaccaaACATGAGGAATGTGATAGATATttacagtaatatatatataaatacacacaatATTCAATGATGGTAAAAACAGTATTTTAGAACTATAAAAACGGTTTCAAGTCAAACTCCTCATTAAGGCCAAGAGGAGACAATGTGTTGAGCCTGTGGATAAAGACTCCCTTTGAAGTAGTTTCCTCTCAATGTCCCCTCCCCTGTGTGACATCTTGACCATTTATAGTCCAATGTATCTCATCGACCTAATAGAATGTCCAGATTGTGCAAAATGAACAGCAACAGGATTTTTTGTCTCACCGGTCTGTATATTGTTGCGGTGCTCACTGATACAGGTCTTAAGGCTTCTGTGGGGTTTCCCTGTGTAGGACAGACCACAGGGACATGTCAACATGTAAACAACATAGGTGGACATGGGTCTTTttataaactagggtaccagtAATCATTTCTTGTAGTGGGCAACTGTTTGGAGCTGTTACAGAGTCATTAATAATAATTTGCCATTTGTTTTCATGTGAATACATTACAATATAAAAGGGGGAACATAGATACATTGAATATAATTCATGAGTTGGATCAAAACCTATGTTTAAACCCTTTTTAATGCTTAGACTCTTCACAGATTTGTCACGTGACATTTGTCGTTAAATCATATACTAAGCGTTTAACAATTGAAATACACATTGAACTTGATCCTGTGAAATTCCTGGATATTGCTGTCGAAATAATATAACatactctgagaccaggttgcatgTTACAGTGTGAAAGGTGTGAAAATAGTTTTCATGGGAACACATATCCAAAATAATGTCTGTTGCAAAATCAAAGAGTAACTTTATTAACATGAttaataaaacaaaaatccataCGGTCATTAACAGAGTTCTTCAATAATTATCCATATTACTGTAGTTTGATTTACATGTGATGTTAGCTGTTTAGTAGGATGGGACATTGTTGCTCTACATCAGCTGATTCACGAAAGGATTTTCTG
Encoded proteins:
- the LOC139580776 gene encoding glucagon-like peptide 2 receptor, producing the protein MLRPAWHRGGWALGSTTLSPLLLLLLSSLQDPPLTDATKMKLEELISKRNEYRENCTRILAESIFSETGIYCNGMVDVFVCWPHSAPGNVSVPCPSYLPWITTDDSRRVYMECLSNGSWRLQENSTDVWREKTECDDQDFFKPEEDEWFRHAALRVISIVGYSLSLSSLSLATLLMGILRKLHCTRNYIHMNLFVSFMLRAIAVFIKEIVLHVMYTKLPSDDQGWNSYSNSVITVVCKASRVSMEYFVACNYFWLLVEAIFLQTLLFTDVLTKRRLLKRYMFIGWGTPFVFVVPWAVSKVLYENKGCWNNENRWIWWIIRGPITLSVLVIFYIFIKILMLLLSKLKADQVKFTDYRYSLARATIVLIPLLGIHEVVFTILIDESVEGSSRYARNFINLTLSSFQGFLVSVLYCFANVEVQTELKKRWQLFLFTNHFQVMPCIDFRGEPLKHLWKCSRGRRPHGSQQSESYEEGGGPATHSHLLQVALQGQGGRREVEGGEVAGWRDRERDTGGLEFHTRKSLSSSDGEMTLGETMEEILEESEF